The genomic stretch TGCGTTGTCGTGGAATCGCGTCAATGCGTTGATCCGGTTGCCGGCCAGGGTCAGCAGGAGCACTCCGTGTGCGTGCAGGATCGGCGTCCGCGGGTCACGTATGTAGTAGCCGAATGCCGGTTGGCCGTTCGCCCGCGTCGGGATCAGCACGTGTCGGCGGCCGTCGCGTAGCGCGACGGTAGCCAGGAAATGCCAGATGGCGTCCACGCCCTGGTATTCCAGCGGCAGTGGCGGCATGGTCAGCCACGCGTCGTTCGTCAGCATGGCCACGATGGCATCGACATCTCCGGCCTCGAATGCGCGGCTGAAATCCGCCACGATCCGACGCTCTTGTGGCGAGTTCGGGAGCGGGGCGCTCTCCCGGTCGGGACCCGGGAGCTCATGCGACAGCGCACTCCGTGCTCTTTTCAGGGCGCTGGTCACCGCGTTTTCGGTCGTGTCGAGAATGTTCGCCACCTCGACGGCCCGGAACCCCAGGACGTCACGGAGCACCAATACGGCCCGTTGCCTCGGCGGCAATTGCTGCAGCGCCGCCAGGAACGCCAGCGACA from Nonomuraea polychroma encodes the following:
- a CDS encoding sigma-70 family RNA polymerase sigma factor, whose protein sequence is MRGIPPQTDASAPAQRSAEDLLALARGGDGEAFREIVEPYRRELQVHCYRILGSVQDAEDLLQETLLAAWRGIGGYEERASLRTWLYRIATNRCLNALRAGARRPHPAYRPEVPLPEPSHRRAEPSWLEPYPDVLLDEIADHMPGPEARYEVRESVSLAFLAALQQLPPRQRAVLVLRDVLGFRAVEVANILDTTENAVTSALKRARSALSHELPGPDRESAPLPNSPQERRIVADFSRAFEAGDVDAIVAMLTNDAWLTMPPLPLEYQGVDAIWHFLATVALRDGRRHVLIPTRANGQPAFGYYIRDPRTPILHAHGVLLLTLAGNRINALTRFHDNALLTIFGLPRSLRG